In a genomic window of Narcine bancroftii isolate sNarBan1 chromosome 7, sNarBan1.hap1, whole genome shotgun sequence:
- the LOC138739832 gene encoding coiled-coil domain-containing protein 122 isoform X2 gives MAVQNTQLSLSEIVKEVAQQQQQQAIETEKNKNILSHMQAKLFEMERENKAVLQKFRATENQIYHLQNESENQRQSCAELEAQLWSLNANNLQLKFDNQEEEQKYFKLLSDYYKYRKKMAAHKEITNQLENRTPIMMQLEEKLLMVKDLKAKKEELASDLVKPEGNKIKQVQGEIAELKAKISEIKIMINDKSVQLIKEQEHYIHLKKEIEAEVVWSNCQGQWKIFLHTKSHQIRDEDHSTYRN, from the exons ATGGCTGTCCAAAACACACAACTTTCTCTTTCAGAGATAGTTAAAGAAGTAGCACAACAACAGCAACAACAAGCAattgaaacagaaaaaaataagaaCATTCTTAGTCACATGCAG GCCAaattgtttgaaatggagagagaaaataaagCCGTTCTTCAGAAATTTAGGGCAACCGAGAATCAGATATACCATTTACAAAATGAATCAGAAAATCAGCGACAAAGCTGTGCTGAGCTAGAGGCTCAACTCTGGAGTCTCAATGCAAACAATTTGCAACTTAAGTTTGATAATcaagaagaagaacaaaaatattttaagttATTGTCTGATTATTATAAATATCGTAAAAAAATGGCAGCTCATAAAGAAATTACTAATCAGTTAGAAAATAGAACTCCAATCATGATGCAGCTGGAAGAAAAACTATTGATGGTCAAAGATTTAAAAGCAAAGAAAGAAGAACTAGCATCTGATCTTGTGAAAcctgaaggaaataaaataaaacaagtaCAG GGAGAAATTGCAGAATTGAAGGCAAAAATATCAGAAATAAAGATCATGATTAATGATAAATCAGTTCAATTAATCAAGGAGCAGGAACATTATATtcatcttaagaaagaaattgag GCTGAAGTTGTGTGGAGTAACTGCCAGGGACAATGGAAGATCTTCCTACACACAAAGAGTCACCAAATTAGAgatgaagatcattctacttatAGAAATTAA
- the LOC138739832 gene encoding coiled-coil domain-containing protein 122 isoform X1: protein MAVQNTQLSLSEIVKEVAQQQQQQAIETEKNKNILSHMQAKLFEMERENKAVLQKFRATENQIYHLQNESENQRQSCAELEAQLWSLNANNLQLKFDNQEEEQKYFKLLSDYYKYRKKMAAHKEITNQLENRTPIMMQLEEKLLMVKDLKAKKEELASDLVKPEGNKIKQVQGEIAELKAKISEIKIMINDKSVQLIKEQEHYIHLKKEIEVQNKRCEAILKRLHCQLNKIQSNKCQLSWDIQQMEKNAAHLRSCLGITE from the exons ATGGCTGTCCAAAACACACAACTTTCTCTTTCAGAGATAGTTAAAGAAGTAGCACAACAACAGCAACAACAAGCAattgaaacagaaaaaaataagaaCATTCTTAGTCACATGCAG GCCAaattgtttgaaatggagagagaaaataaagCCGTTCTTCAGAAATTTAGGGCAACCGAGAATCAGATATACCATTTACAAAATGAATCAGAAAATCAGCGACAAAGCTGTGCTGAGCTAGAGGCTCAACTCTGGAGTCTCAATGCAAACAATTTGCAACTTAAGTTTGATAATcaagaagaagaacaaaaatattttaagttATTGTCTGATTATTATAAATATCGTAAAAAAATGGCAGCTCATAAAGAAATTACTAATCAGTTAGAAAATAGAACTCCAATCATGATGCAGCTGGAAGAAAAACTATTGATGGTCAAAGATTTAAAAGCAAAGAAAGAAGAACTAGCATCTGATCTTGTGAAAcctgaaggaaataaaataaaacaagtaCAG GGAGAAATTGCAGAATTGAAGGCAAAAATATCAGAAATAAAGATCATGATTAATGATAAATCAGTTCAATTAATCAAGGAGCAGGAACATTATATtcatcttaagaaagaaattgag GTACAGAACAAAAGATGCGAAGCCATACTTAAACGTCTGCATTGTCAGTTGAATAAAATACAATCTAACAAATGTCAGTTGAGTTGGGACATTCAACAGATGGAAAAAAATGCAGCACACCTGAGAAGTTGTTTGGGAATAACAGAGTAA
- the LOC138739832 gene encoding coiled-coil domain-containing protein 122 isoform X3 produces MQAKLFEMERENKAVLQKFRATENQIYHLQNESENQRQSCAELEAQLWSLNANNLQLKFDNQEEEQKYFKLLSDYYKYRKKMAAHKEITNQLENRTPIMMQLEEKLLMVKDLKAKKEELASDLVKPEGNKIKQVQGEIAELKAKISEIKIMINDKSVQLIKEQEHYIHLKKEIEVQNKRCEAILKRLHCQLNKIQSNKCQLSWDIQQMEKNAAHLRSCLGITE; encoded by the exons ATGCAG GCCAaattgtttgaaatggagagagaaaataaagCCGTTCTTCAGAAATTTAGGGCAACCGAGAATCAGATATACCATTTACAAAATGAATCAGAAAATCAGCGACAAAGCTGTGCTGAGCTAGAGGCTCAACTCTGGAGTCTCAATGCAAACAATTTGCAACTTAAGTTTGATAATcaagaagaagaacaaaaatattttaagttATTGTCTGATTATTATAAATATCGTAAAAAAATGGCAGCTCATAAAGAAATTACTAATCAGTTAGAAAATAGAACTCCAATCATGATGCAGCTGGAAGAAAAACTATTGATGGTCAAAGATTTAAAAGCAAAGAAAGAAGAACTAGCATCTGATCTTGTGAAAcctgaaggaaataaaataaaacaagtaCAG GGAGAAATTGCAGAATTGAAGGCAAAAATATCAGAAATAAAGATCATGATTAATGATAAATCAGTTCAATTAATCAAGGAGCAGGAACATTATATtcatcttaagaaagaaattgag GTACAGAACAAAAGATGCGAAGCCATACTTAAACGTCTGCATTGTCAGTTGAATAAAATACAATCTAACAAATGTCAGTTGAGTTGGGACATTCAACAGATGGAAAAAAATGCAGCACACCTGAGAAGTTGTTTGGGAATAACAGAGTAA